Proteins from a genomic interval of Micromonospora sp. NBC_00389:
- a CDS encoding ABC transporter substrate-binding protein, whose product MSRRTPRLFAATLAVAALALGACAEKAADQPAAGASSATVAYPVTVGSLTLDKRPEKIVSLSPTATEMLFAIGAGPQVSAVDDQSSYPADAPKSDLSGFQPNAEAIAGKSPDLVVLSDDRNKIVEQLGKLKIPVYLTPAATTLDDSYRQITELGSLTGHVDQAADVTGRMKDDIAKLLKDVPQRAEKLTYFHELGPELYSATSKTFIGSLYSQVGLTNIADPADADGKSAGYPQLSQEFIVKANPDFVFLADSKCCQQNADSVKARSGWAGLTAVKNNQVVALDDDIASRWGPRIVDLLRVIVDAVAKVPA is encoded by the coding sequence ATGTCCAGACGTACCCCCCGGCTCTTCGCCGCGACCCTCGCGGTCGCCGCACTCGCCCTCGGCGCCTGCGCCGAGAAGGCCGCCGACCAGCCGGCCGCCGGCGCCAGTTCGGCGACCGTCGCCTACCCGGTGACGGTCGGCTCGCTGACCCTCGACAAGCGCCCCGAGAAGATCGTCTCGTTGTCGCCCACCGCCACCGAGATGCTCTTCGCGATCGGTGCCGGCCCGCAGGTGAGCGCGGTCGACGACCAGTCCAGCTACCCGGCCGACGCGCCCAAGAGCGACCTGTCCGGCTTCCAGCCCAACGCCGAGGCGATCGCCGGCAAGAGCCCCGACCTGGTGGTGCTCTCCGATGACCGAAACAAGATCGTCGAGCAGCTCGGCAAGCTGAAGATTCCGGTCTACCTGACTCCGGCGGCGACCACGCTGGACGACTCCTACCGGCAGATCACCGAGCTGGGCAGCCTGACCGGGCACGTCGACCAGGCCGCCGACGTCACCGGCCGGATGAAGGACGACATTGCCAAGCTGCTCAAGGACGTGCCGCAGCGCGCCGAGAAGCTCACCTACTTCCACGAGCTGGGCCCGGAGCTGTACAGCGCGACCAGCAAGACCTTCATCGGCTCGCTCTACAGCCAGGTCGGGCTGACCAACATCGCCGACCCGGCCGACGCCGACGGCAAGAGCGCCGGCTACCCGCAGCTCTCCCAGGAGTTCATCGTCAAGGCCAACCCGGACTTCGTCTTCCTGGCCGACTCCAAGTGCTGCCAGCAGAACGCCGACTCGGTCAAGGCGCGCAGCGGCTGGGCCGGGCTGACCGCGGTGAAGAACAACCAGGTGGTCGCACTGGACGACGACATCGCCTCCCGCTGGGGCCCGCGGATCGTGGACCTGCTGCGGGTCATCGTCGACGCGGTCGCCAAGGTGCCCGCGTGA
- a CDS encoding FecCD family ABC transporter permease, with translation MTGPSPSGAPAASTQPAGTQPPSRPAGLPFGARPAGLPSGTRPAGLRKRWLVAGVFAVLVALIAGVSIGPVSLPPGSVAAELLNLIPGVHLDSGLTEREIAIVTELRLPRVVLGLLVGGLLALAGGCYQGVFRNPLADPYLLGVAAGAGLAVTAVIALGGAGRQGSITGLPVTIPLAAFAGSLVAVTMTYLLGGAGGRSRSPAMLILAGVAVSAFLSAGQTYLLQRHSDSIQQVYSWLLGRLATAGWHDVLLVLPYAVLTTVVVLLHRRELDVLAVGDDEAKSLGLHPQRSRYLLIAAASLGTAAAVSATGLIGFVGIIVPHTVRLLAGASYRVILPLSLLFGAAFLALTDVVARTAAAPAEIPIGVVTALLGGPFFVLVLRTARRVLT, from the coding sequence ATGACCGGGCCGTCACCCTCGGGTGCACCGGCAGCATCCACCCAGCCGGCCGGGACGCAGCCTCCGTCCCGGCCCGCCGGGCTGCCGTTCGGAGCCCGACCCGCTGGGCTGCCGTCTGGAACCCGGCCCGCCGGGCTGCGCAAGCGTTGGCTGGTCGCCGGCGTGTTCGCGGTGCTGGTCGCGCTGATCGCCGGGGTGTCCATCGGCCCGGTCAGCCTGCCGCCGGGCAGCGTCGCCGCCGAGCTGCTCAACCTGATCCCCGGGGTGCACCTGGACAGCGGGCTGACCGAGCGGGAAATCGCCATCGTCACCGAGCTGCGGCTGCCCCGGGTGGTGCTGGGTCTGCTCGTCGGCGGCCTCCTCGCCCTGGCCGGCGGCTGCTATCAGGGGGTTTTCCGCAACCCGCTGGCCGACCCGTACCTGCTCGGCGTTGCCGCCGGCGCCGGGCTGGCGGTCACCGCGGTGATCGCCCTCGGCGGCGCCGGTCGGCAGGGCTCGATCACCGGGCTGCCGGTGACCATCCCACTGGCGGCCTTCGCCGGCTCGCTGGTCGCCGTGACGATGACCTACCTGCTCGGTGGTGCCGGCGGGCGGAGCCGCTCACCCGCGATGCTGATCCTGGCCGGGGTGGCGGTCTCCGCGTTCCTGTCCGCCGGGCAGACGTACCTGCTGCAACGGCACTCCGACAGCATCCAGCAGGTCTACTCCTGGCTGCTCGGTCGGCTGGCCACCGCGGGCTGGCACGACGTGCTGCTGGTGCTGCCGTACGCCGTGCTGACCACCGTGGTGGTGCTGCTGCACCGCCGCGAGCTGGACGTCCTCGCCGTCGGTGACGACGAGGCGAAGAGCCTCGGCCTGCACCCGCAGCGCTCCCGCTACCTGCTGATCGCCGCCGCCTCGCTGGGCACCGCCGCGGCGGTCTCCGCGACCGGCCTGATCGGCTTCGTCGGCATCATCGTGCCGCACACCGTCCGCCTGCTCGCCGGGGCGAGCTACCGGGTGATCCTGCCGCTGTCGCTGCTGTTCGGCGCCGCGTTCTTGGCGCTGACCGACGTGGTGGCCCGCACCGCCGCCGCCCCGGCCGAGATCCCGATCGGGGTGGTCACCGCCCTGCTCGGCGGCCCGTTCTTCGTGCTCGTGCTGCGTACCGCCCGGCGGGTGCTCACGTGA
- a CDS encoding ABC transporter ATP-binding protein — protein MPAVEVRGLHVSLDGTPILTGVDLTVAAGEWVTVIGPNGAGKSTLLRAVGGLLPAPGAITLFGTASAALRRRDRARVVATVTQSPVVPPGMSVLDYVLLGRTPYIPPLGRESAADVDAVHEVLDRLDLTGFHHRELATLSGGERQRVFLARALAQGATLLLLDEPTSALDIGHQQDVLELVDQLRREHGLTVLATMHDLSLAGEYADRMVMLADGRVVAAGTPREVLTEHLLATHYRASVRVVPGTHGPLVVPVRPRTP, from the coding sequence GTGCCGGCTGTCGAGGTCCGGGGGCTGCACGTCAGCCTGGACGGCACGCCGATCCTCACCGGCGTCGACCTCACGGTCGCGGCCGGCGAGTGGGTCACCGTGATCGGCCCGAACGGCGCCGGCAAGTCGACCCTGCTGCGCGCCGTCGGCGGGCTGCTGCCCGCGCCGGGGGCGATCACCCTGTTCGGTACGGCGAGCGCCGCGCTGCGCCGCCGGGACCGCGCCCGGGTGGTGGCCACGGTGACGCAGTCCCCGGTGGTGCCGCCAGGCATGTCGGTGCTGGACTACGTGCTGCTGGGGCGCACCCCGTACATCCCGCCGCTGGGCCGGGAGTCGGCCGCCGACGTGGACGCCGTGCACGAGGTGCTCGACCGGCTGGACCTCACCGGCTTCCACCACCGGGAGTTGGCCACCCTCTCCGGGGGCGAACGCCAGCGGGTCTTCCTCGCCCGGGCACTGGCCCAGGGCGCGACGCTGCTGCTGCTCGACGAGCCGACCAGCGCGCTGGACATCGGTCACCAGCAGGACGTGCTGGAGCTGGTCGACCAGTTGCGCCGCGAGCACGGCCTGACCGTGCTCGCCACGATGCATGACCTCTCCCTGGCCGGCGAGTACGCCGACCGGATGGTGATGCTCGCCGACGGCCGGGTGGTGGCCGCCGGAACCCCCCGCGAGGTACTGACCGAGCACCTCCTCGCCACCCACTACCGGGCCAGCGTCCGCGTCGTCCCCGGCACCCACGGCCCTCTGGTAGTCCCCGTCCGCCCCCGCACGCCCTGA
- a CDS encoding VOC family protein: MSTVPPGTPCWADLATPDLTDARRFYPELFGWTGRVTPEPEAGGYTVFLLDGQPVAGAGPPAIPDQVPIWSTYLATDDAELVAGRVERAGGQVVVPPFEVFDRGRMAVFADPAGATFSVWQPQAMPGAEVFNVPGAMSWNELVTPDPEGAKVFYELVFGWQPDDQPVGGMTYTGWRLGARIVAGMMPPFADDFPADLPAYWTVYFAVADADAAAARAAELGGTILVPPRDNPAGRFAALRDPQGALFSVIDLGP; encoded by the coding sequence GTGAGCACCGTCCCGCCGGGCACGCCCTGCTGGGCCGACCTGGCCACCCCGGACCTGACCGACGCCCGGCGCTTCTACCCGGAGCTGTTCGGCTGGACCGGCCGGGTGACACCGGAGCCCGAGGCGGGTGGCTACACCGTCTTCCTGCTCGACGGACAGCCGGTGGCCGGCGCCGGGCCGCCGGCGATCCCGGACCAGGTGCCGATCTGGTCGACGTACCTCGCCACCGACGACGCGGAGCTGGTCGCCGGGCGGGTGGAACGGGCTGGCGGGCAGGTCGTCGTGCCGCCGTTCGAGGTCTTCGACCGGGGCCGGATGGCGGTCTTCGCCGACCCGGCGGGCGCCACCTTCAGCGTCTGGCAACCGCAGGCCATGCCCGGTGCCGAGGTGTTCAACGTGCCCGGCGCGATGAGCTGGAACGAGCTGGTCACCCCGGACCCGGAGGGCGCGAAGGTCTTCTACGAGCTGGTGTTCGGCTGGCAGCCCGATGACCAGCCGGTCGGCGGGATGACGTACACCGGATGGCGGCTCGGGGCGCGGATCGTCGCCGGGATGATGCCGCCGTTCGCCGACGATTTCCCGGCCGACCTGCCGGCGTACTGGACGGTGTACTTCGCGGTGGCCGACGCGGACGCCGCCGCGGCCCGCGCCGCCGAGCTGGGCGGGACGATCCTGGTCCCGCCCCGCGACAACCCGGCCGGTCGGTTCGCCGCCCTGCGCGACCCCCAGGGCGCCCTCTTCTCCGTCATCGACCTGGGCCCCTGA
- a CDS encoding ABC transporter permease: MQLALVHARYQLLEIIRIPVAVFGSAFFPAAAMIFFVVPFAGEDPVGATFATASMVTFSVMSANIFQYGVGVAEDRDQPWNPYTRTLPAGPAPRFAGRVLAGLALTYLSLIPVVVIGATLTAARITPAAFLLAAGTVAVISVPFTLMGLAIGYSLPSKAAIVVAQVVFLPLAFGGGLLSAPGEAPGFIETIAPFLPTRGAVELIWSAVGDYPVQPLSVIMLGVWVVLLATLAGWAYRRDEGRRFS, encoded by the coding sequence GTGCAGCTCGCCCTGGTCCACGCCCGCTACCAGCTCCTGGAGATCATCCGGATTCCGGTGGCCGTCTTCGGCAGCGCCTTCTTCCCGGCCGCCGCCATGATCTTCTTCGTGGTGCCGTTCGCCGGCGAAGACCCGGTCGGCGCCACCTTCGCCACCGCGTCGATGGTCACCTTCTCGGTGATGAGCGCCAACATCTTCCAGTACGGCGTCGGCGTCGCCGAGGACCGCGACCAGCCGTGGAATCCGTACACCCGGACCCTGCCGGCCGGGCCGGCGCCCCGGTTCGCCGGCCGGGTGCTGGCCGGCCTGGCGCTGACGTACCTGTCGCTGATCCCGGTCGTGGTGATCGGCGCGACGCTGACCGCGGCCCGGATCACGCCGGCGGCGTTCCTGCTGGCCGCCGGTACCGTGGCCGTCATCTCGGTGCCGTTCACGCTGATGGGGCTCGCCATCGGCTACTCGCTGCCAAGCAAGGCGGCGATCGTGGTGGCGCAGGTGGTCTTCCTGCCGCTCGCGTTCGGCGGCGGCCTGCTCTCCGCACCAGGCGAGGCACCCGGGTTCATCGAGACGATCGCGCCGTTCCTGCCCACCCGGGGTGCGGTCGAGCTGATCTGGTCGGCCGTCGGTGACTACCCGGTCCAGCCGCTGTCGGTGATCATGCTCGGCGTCTGGGTGGTGCTGCTCGCCACGCTCGCCGGCTGGGCGTACCGACGGGACGAGGGTCGCCGGTTTAGCTGA
- a CDS encoding ABC transporter ATP-binding protein, giving the protein MILARADQASRRYGDVLALDRVDLEVRAGELVGLLGPNGAGKSTLMNLLVGLRRPSSGRVELFGGDPRDPASRRQIGVTPQETGLPGTLRVGEVVDFVSAHYPDPVPRGELLDRFGLGDLARRQTGGLSGGQRRRLAVALAFVGRPRLVLLDEPTTGLDVAARHTLWDAIRAFHDDGGTVLLSSHYLEEVEALARRVVVIGQGRVLADDTVDAVRGIVGVRRVSLVADELPELPGVVRTERIDGRLHLLTTDADQLVRALVTAGTAFADLEVRPTSLEEAFLAITAGEQVPTGEQPAIGKQSAAGEPPATTATAGGRPTTA; this is encoded by the coding sequence ATGATCCTCGCCCGCGCCGACCAGGCCAGCCGCCGGTACGGCGATGTCCTGGCCCTCGACCGCGTCGACCTGGAAGTCCGGGCCGGTGAGCTGGTCGGCCTGCTCGGCCCGAACGGCGCCGGCAAGAGCACTCTGATGAACCTGCTGGTCGGTCTACGTCGTCCCAGCTCGGGGCGGGTCGAGCTGTTCGGCGGTGACCCCCGCGACCCGGCGTCCCGGCGACAGATCGGGGTCACCCCGCAGGAGACCGGCCTGCCGGGCACGCTGCGCGTCGGTGAGGTCGTCGACTTCGTCTCCGCGCACTACCCGGATCCGGTGCCTCGGGGTGAACTGCTCGACCGCTTCGGTCTGGGCGACCTCGCCCGGCGGCAGACCGGCGGCCTCTCCGGCGGGCAGCGCCGGCGGCTGGCGGTGGCGCTGGCGTTCGTGGGCCGGCCCCGGCTGGTGCTGCTCGACGAGCCGACCACCGGCCTGGACGTGGCCGCCCGGCACACCCTGTGGGACGCGATCCGGGCGTTCCACGATGACGGCGGGACGGTCCTGTTGAGCAGCCACTATCTGGAAGAGGTGGAGGCCCTGGCCCGCCGGGTGGTGGTGATCGGGCAGGGCCGGGTGCTCGCCGACGACACGGTGGACGCGGTCCGCGGCATCGTCGGCGTGCGCCGGGTCAGCCTGGTCGCCGACGAGCTGCCCGAGCTGCCCGGGGTGGTCCGCACCGAACGGATCGACGGTCGGCTGCACCTGCTCACCACCGACGCCGACCAGCTGGTCCGGGCGCTGGTCACCGCCGGGACCGCCTTCGCCGACCTGGAGGTCCGGCCCACCTCGCTGGAGGAGGCGTTCCTCGCCATCACCGCCGGGGAGCAGGTCCCCACCGGAGAGCAGCCCGCCATCGGGAAGCAGTCCGCTGCCGGGGAACCGCCCGCCACCACCGCCACCGCTGGCGGCCGACCCACCACCGCCTGA
- a CDS encoding transcriptional regulator, translated as MTELDPVIHAQARLRVVATLSALGDGDRIAFPRLQELLAMTAGNLSVHLRKLEEAGYVEVSKTHRGRTPATLIRLSRRGRLAFEEYTEAIRALLDPTQLDPTPSKEQP; from the coding sequence GTGACCGAGCTCGATCCGGTGATCCACGCGCAGGCCCGGCTGCGGGTGGTTGCCACCCTCTCCGCGCTCGGCGACGGGGACCGGATCGCCTTCCCCCGATTGCAGGAGCTGCTCGCGATGACCGCCGGCAACCTCTCCGTGCACCTGCGCAAGCTCGAGGAGGCCGGCTACGTCGAGGTCAGCAAGACCCACCGTGGGCGCACCCCGGCCACCCTGATCCGGCTCAGCCGGCGGGGCCGGCTTGCGTTCGAGGAGTACACCGAAGCCATCCGCGCCCTGCTCGACCCCACCCAGCTTGACCCCACTCCGTCGAAGGAGCAGCCATGA
- a CDS encoding transporter — translation MNLDDDDPPPPDAAAALHLIREQRVATARRLEPDARLLYWPWGVAWLVGFGLFFLRFAPDGRVLVRLPDWLPVTALFGLLVAAAAVQAVASARAYGQVSGDSARRGRWYGCAWALGSVSVFAVLGRVVDHLPHDQAALLWSATAVGLTGALQMAGGAIWLDRDLFRLGVWISVINVAGTFAGPGWHALVLAVAGGGGILVAGAISRLRQRRRS, via the coding sequence GTGAACCTCGACGACGACGATCCGCCACCCCCCGACGCCGCGGCAGCGCTCCACCTCATCCGGGAGCAACGGGTGGCGACGGCACGCCGGCTCGAGCCGGACGCCCGACTGCTCTACTGGCCATGGGGTGTCGCCTGGTTGGTCGGTTTCGGGCTGTTCTTCCTGCGCTTCGCACCCGACGGTCGGGTGCTGGTCCGGCTACCGGACTGGCTGCCGGTGACCGCCCTCTTCGGCCTGCTGGTGGCCGCCGCGGCGGTCCAGGCGGTCGCCAGCGCGCGGGCGTACGGCCAGGTCAGCGGCGACTCCGCCCGGCGCGGGCGCTGGTACGGCTGCGCCTGGGCCCTGGGTTCGGTGAGCGTGTTCGCGGTGCTCGGCCGGGTCGTCGACCACCTGCCACACGACCAGGCGGCGCTGCTCTGGTCGGCGACCGCCGTCGGGCTGACCGGTGCGCTGCAGATGGCCGGCGGAGCAATCTGGCTGGACCGGGACCTGTTCCGGCTGGGCGTCTGGATCAGCGTGATCAACGTGGCCGGTACGTTCGCCGGGCCGGGCTGGCACGCGCTGGTGCTGGCGGTGGCCGGCGGTGGCGGGATCCTGGTCGCCGGCGCGATCAGCCGGCTGCGACAGCGGCGGCGTTCGTGA
- a CDS encoding type VII secretion target produces MSSPSNQLEVQPEALTAFAAASNDRAARFRELHRSFGDGHVSRHAFGVMPASFSLAATYAEQFEACLQGLADGAEVMADIAEGLSDTAEAYTGTDVASTDLFVPGRPAAPDVIAPGPWSPGAGGPSGQV; encoded by the coding sequence GTGTCGAGCCCGAGCAATCAGCTGGAGGTCCAGCCGGAGGCCTTGACGGCATTCGCCGCGGCGTCAAACGATCGGGCGGCCCGCTTTCGCGAGCTGCATCGCTCGTTCGGCGACGGGCACGTGTCGCGGCACGCCTTCGGGGTGATGCCGGCGTCCTTCAGCCTCGCTGCGACGTACGCCGAGCAGTTTGAAGCGTGCCTGCAGGGGCTTGCCGACGGCGCCGAGGTGATGGCGGACATCGCCGAAGGGCTGAGCGACACCGCCGAGGCCTACACCGGCACCGACGTGGCCAGCACCGATCTGTTCGTGCCCGGCCGCCCGGCCGCTCCCGACGTCATCGCGCCCGGCCCCTGGTCGCCCGGCGCCGGTGGCCCGAGTGGACAGGTGTAG
- a CDS encoding WXG100 family type VII secretion target — translation MSTEALQRNKTYFEQIVSGTPDPFKPLSNAVLWPFEQLLELVAGEPDELMNAAQLCLTTGEAVRAIAGEQIQDRARLRGAWSGDAAESFHASMDSVEEAIEELARGLDGTKEVLVDAANAAVDAFNLLVELILEFLLWFLTEVIIAAVAAALSAGISLAATVVRVLARLATTVGRMVKIVARFAEILTKLATKMQKVAELLMKYRRAVLEIRKAKKAYRMWNKSGWSAEARAFQLEKFKTLFPGKFLINQASPVNIPGFGGALMDTGVGLHDISDGTKDRNYLVDGTYREDMGPYTKGVQNVFDSILT, via the coding sequence GTGAGTACGGAGGCGTTGCAGCGCAACAAGACCTACTTCGAGCAGATCGTGTCGGGCACCCCCGACCCGTTCAAGCCGCTGTCCAACGCGGTGCTCTGGCCCTTCGAGCAGCTGCTCGAACTGGTCGCCGGCGAGCCGGACGAACTGATGAACGCCGCCCAGCTCTGCCTGACCACCGGCGAGGCGGTCCGCGCGATCGCTGGCGAGCAGATCCAGGACCGGGCCCGGCTGCGGGGTGCCTGGTCGGGTGATGCCGCCGAGAGCTTCCACGCCTCGATGGACTCGGTGGAGGAGGCGATCGAGGAGTTGGCCCGCGGGTTGGACGGCACCAAGGAGGTGCTGGTCGACGCGGCCAACGCGGCGGTCGACGCGTTCAACCTGCTGGTCGAGCTGATCCTCGAGTTCCTGCTCTGGTTCCTCACCGAGGTGATCATCGCGGCGGTGGCGGCAGCGCTCAGCGCCGGCATCTCGCTCGCGGCGACGGTCGTCCGGGTGCTGGCCCGGCTCGCCACCACGGTCGGCCGGATGGTCAAGATCGTCGCGCGGTTCGCCGAGATCCTGACGAAGCTGGCCACCAAGATGCAGAAGGTCGCCGAGCTGCTGATGAAGTACCGCCGGGCGGTGCTGGAGATCCGCAAGGCCAAGAAGGCGTACCGGATGTGGAACAAGTCCGGGTGGTCGGCCGAGGCCAGGGCGTTCCAGCTCGAGAAATTCAAGACTCTCTTCCCGGGCAAGTTCCTGATCAACCAGGCGTCCCCGGTGAACATCCCTGGCTTCGGCGGAGCCCTCATGGACACCGGAGTCGGGCTGCACGACATCTCCGACGGCACCAAGGACCGCAACTACCTGGTGGACGGCACGTACCGCGAGGATATGGGCCCGTACACCAAGGGCGTGCAGAATGTCTTCGACTCCATCCTGACCTGA
- a CDS encoding YbaB/EbfC family nucleoid-associated protein gives MTFPGLDRIEALARNLDGWQRELASKMTELEESSAEGVSDSGLVRVTAAADGTIVSSEINARAMRLDSFTLAEEFTAAASRAQAAAAARVRELVGEVIGDAPDAGRPAADRY, from the coding sequence ATGACCTTTCCCGGTCTGGACCGCATCGAGGCGCTGGCCCGCAACCTGGACGGCTGGCAGCGCGAGCTGGCCAGCAAGATGACCGAGCTCGAAGAGAGCAGCGCCGAGGGCGTGAGTGACTCCGGCCTGGTCCGGGTCACCGCCGCGGCGGACGGCACGATCGTGTCGTCCGAGATCAACGCCAGGGCGATGCGCCTCGACTCGTTCACCCTGGCCGAGGAGTTCACCGCCGCGGCCAGCCGCGCCCAGGCCGCGGCCGCCGCCCGGGTACGCGAACTGGTCGGCGAGGTGATCGGCGACGCTCCCGACGCCGGCCGACCGGCCGCCGACCGGTACTGA